CCGGCATGGCCGCCTTTCCCGGCAAGAAGATGCTGTATGCGTTCCAGGAGGCGGACGAGCCGAACCTGTGGCACCTGACGCTGGGCGACCATGGCACCGATGAGAACTACAAGGCCACCGCGGTCGATGCGCGCACCGCGCAGGTACTGCCAACGCCGCAGTTCGAGGGCAGCTTCATGTCGGTCATGTTCCACCTGCACGTGGACCTGTACGCGGGCCTGTGGGGCAAGCTGTTCCTGGGCCTGATGGGGCTGTTGCTGCTGGTGGCCATCGTCTCGGGTGTCGTGCTGTACGCGCCGTTCATGCGCAAGCTCGACTTCGGTACCGTGCGCCGCGCGCGCACCAGCCGCACCAAATGGCTCGACCTGCACAACCTGCTGGGCATCGTCACGCTGACGTGGCTGTTCGTCGTCGGCGCCACCGGCATGATCAATACGTGGGCCGACCCGATGTACAAGTACTGGCAATCGACGGAAATGGCGGACATGGTGGCGCCGTACCGGAACGCCGCGCCGATCAGCAAGTTCGGCTCGGTGGAAGCGTCGGTGAAACAGGCGCAGGCCTGGGAGCCCGGCATGAAGGTGGGTTTCATCGCATTTCCTGGCACGCCCTACACCAGCGAGCACCATTACGGCGTCTTCATGCACGGCGACGCGCCGCTGACGTCGCGGCTGTACAAACCCGTGCTGATCGATGCCCAGACCACGCAGGTGACGGACAGCCGCGACCTGCCGTGGTACCTGACGGCGCTGCTGGTGTCGCAGCCGCTCCACTTCGGCGACTACGGCGGCCCGGTCCTGCAGTTCCTGTGGGCGCTGCTGGACGTGCTGACGATCGTCGTGCTCGGCAGCGGCCTGTACCTGTGGCTCAAGCGCGGCGTGCCGGTGCCGGCGCGTGCCGCCGACGAGCATGGCGCGGTGGCGACAGCGGCCGGCGTGCCCGCGCTGGCACGGGGAGATGCCCGGTGAGCCCGGCATTCCTGCGCTTGTGGGGCGTGCCGGTGCTGCTTGGCATCCTGACGACGATCGGCCTGGTTGCCGCGCTGCTGGGCGACGGCATCTGGGATATGGTGTCCGGCGTGGCACTGGGAGTGCCCGTGCTGCTGGGCATCTGGCACAGCCTGCGCAAGCAGGATCGCTGACGGCGGCGGTGGCCGGCCGCGCCGCACTACCGCCTTACTGATGCACGATCCGGACATCGACGTCGAGCACCTCTTCGCCGCCGCCGTGGCGCATGCCGCGCACCGGGGCGGCGGCCTCGTAATCGCGTCCCACGGCGATGCGGCAATAGGCGTCCGACATCAGCCGCGCATGGGTCACGTCGATGCTGATCCAGCCTTCGTAGTCGGGATCGCTCACCCAGGCATCGACCCAGGCGTGGCTGGCGGCGTGCCCGGTATCTTCCGGATCGATGTAGCCGGAGACGTAGCGCGCCGGGATGCCGCGCGCGTGGCAGCAGGCGAGAAAGATGTGCGCATGGTCCTGGCACACCCCCTCGCCGAGCTGCAGCGCTTCGCTGGCCGGCGTCGCCACCCCGGTCGCACCGCTTTGATACCGTACCGCACCAACAATGTGCTCAGCCAGCTTCATCAGGTGACGGGTGCGGGCGCGGCCGTTCTGCAGTGACGCCGCGGCGAGCGCGACGATGCTCTGGGTGGATGCCGTCAGCCGCGTGGCCATCGTGTAGATCAGCGGCGACAGCGAATCGTTGGCCGCGATCCGGCCCTGCCACGGCACGCTGGTCTCGACCACGCCCTGGGCCACGATCGCCAGCGTGCCGTGGGCCTGGTCGAGCGTGAGCATGTGCGACAGGTTGCCGTAGGCGTCCATGTAGGCATTCAGGTGGCCGGGCGCCAGCAGCTTCCAGTGCACCGCGTGCTGCTGCGGTTCGATGCGCGGCGTCAGGTGCAGCTGCTGGATCGTGTACGCCAGCGGTTCGGAATACGTGTAACGGGTTTGATGGCGGATCGACAGTTGCATGATGTTTCCTCAGGCGGCCAGTGGGACGAGGAAGTCGCGGCTGACGCGATTCCCCAGTTCATAGATGCGTTGCAGGAAGCCGGTCAGCGTGTCGTGCAGGCCGGCTTCCAGGATATCTTCGATGCGGGCGAAGCGCAGTTCGGCATGCAGCTGGCCGGCCAGCCGCTCGGTCTCGCCGGACGTTGCATTGCGCACCTCGCGCAGGTTGCTGACCAGCGCTTCCATGCAGGCCAGCAGCGAGCGCGGCATGTCGGCGCGCAGCATCAGCATCTCGGCCACGCGCTCGGGCGTGATCACGTCGCGGTACATCTTCCGGTAGATCTCGAAGCCGGAGACGGAACGCAGCAGCGCCGCCCAGTAGTAGAAGTCGCGCCGGCCGCGGTCGTCGCCGCCGCCGTGGTACTTGACGTCCAGGATGCGCGCCGTATTGTCGGCCCGTTCCAGGAACGTGCCGAGGCGGATGAAATGCACGGCTTCATCCTGCAGCATGGTGCCGATCGTCACGCCGCGCGACAGGTGGGAGCGGTACTTGACCCATTCGAAGAACTGACCCGGGTCGCGCTCGTGCAGCCGGTCGCGCAGCTTGAACTGCAGGTCCAGCCAGGTCTGGTTCTGCACTTCCCACACTTCGGTGGTCAGCGTGCCGCGTACCGCGCGGGCGTTTTCGCGCGCGCCATTCAGGCAGGCGGCGATCGACGACGGGTTTTCCGGGTCGTGCACCATGAAATCGATCACGTCGCGCGGCACCAGCGCGGCATGGCGGCGGTCGTAGGTTTGCTGCAGCTCGGAAATGCCGAGCAGGGCGCGCCAGTCGTGCTGCACGTCGGCGTCCGACTTGGGCAGCAGCGCGGTCTGCAGGTTTACGTCCAGCATGCGGGCGGTGTTCTCGGCGCGCTCGGTGTAGCGCGCCATCCAGTACAAATGGTCGGCGGTGCGGCTCAGCATGGTGTTCTCCTTTTAGTTTTCCAGCACCCAGGTATCTTTCGTGCCGCCGCCCTGCGAGGAATTGACGACCAGCGAGCCTTCCTTCAGCGCGACGCGGGTCAGTCCGCCCGGCACGATCGAGGTCGTCTTGCCCGACAGGACGAACGGGCGCAGGTCGATGTGGCGCGGCGCCACGCCGGCGTCCACGAACGTGGGACAGTTCGACAGCGCCAGCGTCGGCTGGGCGATATAGCCTTCCGGCCTGGCCAGCAGCCGGGCGCGGAAATCTTCGATCTGCGCCTTCGTCGACGCCGGGCCGACCAGCATGCCGTAACCGCCGGCGCCGTGCACTTCCTTCACCACCAGTTCGGCCAGGTTCGCCAGCGTGTACGCAAGGTCTTCCTTCTTCCTGCACTGGTACGTGGGCACGTTGTTCAGCACCGGTTCCTCGGACAGGTAGAACCGGATCATGTCCGGCACGTAGGGATAGATCGACTTGTCATCGGCCACGCCGGTGCCGATCGCATTGGCCAGCGTCACGCGGCCGGCGCGGTATACCGACAGCAATCCCGGCACGCCCAGTGCCGAATCGGCGCGGAACGCCAGCGGATCGAGGAAATCGTCGTCGATGCGGCGGTAGATCACGTCCACCTTGCGCGGGCCGCGCGTGGTGCGCATGTACACGGCGTTGTCGCTGACGAACAGGTCCTTTCCTTCGACCAGTTCCACGCCCATCTGCTGCGCCAGGAAAGCGTGCTCGAAATAGGCCGAGTTGTGCATCCCCGGCGTCATCACCACCACCGTCGGGTCGGTCGCGCCGACCGGTGCGACCGAGCGCAGGTTGTCCAGCAGCAGGTCGGGGTAGTGCTCGACCGGCGCCACGCGGTGGCGCGCGAACAGCTCGGGGAACAGCCGCATCATCATCTTGCGGTCTTCCAGCATGTACGACACGCCCGAGGGCACCCGCAGATTGTCCTCGAGTACATAAAACTCGCCTTCGCCGGCGCGCACGATGTCCACGCCGGCGATGTGGGCATAAATATCGGAAGCCACGCTGATGCCTTGCATTTCGGGCCGGTATTGCGCGTTCCGGTAAATCTGTTCGGCCGGCACCACGCCGGCGCGGATGATGGCCTGGTCGTGATAGATATCGTGGATGAACATGTTCAGCGCCTTCACGCGCTGGATCAGGCCGCGCTGCAGTTGCGCCCATTCCGCGGCGGGAATGATGCGCGGGATCGCATCGAACGGAATCAGCCGCTCGGTGCCGGCATCGTCGCCGTATACGGCGAAAGTGATGCCGACCCGGCGGAACGTCAGGTCCGCCTCGATGCGCTTGCGCTGCAGCGCTTCCGGGCTCTGCTGGCGTAGCCAGGCATCGAATTCCCGGTAATGTGGCCGGACGCCGTCCGACCCTGTCATTTCGTTATAAAAGTACACTATGCTTTTCCTCCCGCGAATATGGGAGTTTATGCAATCGGCATGCCAACCTACTGCACGATTGAAATATCTTTACAGATGAGTTTCTCCGGTGCATCATTGCGTGCCGACCCAATCAATGTCCGGCTGCCTTGTTCTTTCCTTTTTCAGATTGGGTCCGCATGTCCAACACCTCCCCGCAACTGGCGCTGCCGCGCGCCGCGCCGCATATACCACAGGCCGAAGTCCGGCACGTGTGGGCCGGCGCGTTCGCGGTCGGCACAGGCGACACG
Above is a window of Pseudoduganella dura DNA encoding:
- a CDS encoding circularly permuted type 2 ATP-grasp protein; translation: MTGSDGVRPHYREFDAWLRQQSPEALQRKRIEADLTFRRVGITFAVYGDDAGTERLIPFDAIPRIIPAAEWAQLQRGLIQRVKALNMFIHDIYHDQAIIRAGVVPAEQIYRNAQYRPEMQGISVASDIYAHIAGVDIVRAGEGEFYVLEDNLRVPSGVSYMLEDRKMMMRLFPELFARHRVAPVEHYPDLLLDNLRSVAPVGATDPTVVVMTPGMHNSAYFEHAFLAQQMGVELVEGKDLFVSDNAVYMRTTRGPRKVDVIYRRIDDDFLDPLAFRADSALGVPGLLSVYRAGRVTLANAIGTGVADDKSIYPYVPDMIRFYLSEEPVLNNVPTYQCRKKEDLAYTLANLAELVVKEVHGAGGYGMLVGPASTKAQIEDFRARLLARPEGYIAQPTLALSNCPTFVDAGVAPRHIDLRPFVLSGKTTSIVPGGLTRVALKEGSLVVNSSQGGGTKDTWVLEN
- a CDS encoding alpha-E domain-containing protein, which translates into the protein MLSRTADHLYWMARYTERAENTARMLDVNLQTALLPKSDADVQHDWRALLGISELQQTYDRRHAALVPRDVIDFMVHDPENPSSIAACLNGARENARAVRGTLTTEVWEVQNQTWLDLQFKLRDRLHERDPGQFFEWVKYRSHLSRGVTIGTMLQDEAVHFIRLGTFLERADNTARILDVKYHGGGDDRGRRDFYYWAALLRSVSGFEIYRKMYRDVITPERVAEMLMLRADMPRSLLACMEALVSNLREVRNATSGETERLAGQLHAELRFARIEDILEAGLHDTLTGFLQRIYELGNRVSRDFLVPLAA
- a CDS encoding PepSY-associated TM helix domain-containing protein; translated protein: MTPVAIRRWAWIHKWSSLVCTVFMLLLCITGLPLIYHHEIGHLLGTEVEAKAMPADTPKADMDAIVAAGMAAFPGKKMLYAFQEADEPNLWHLTLGDHGTDENYKATAVDARTAQVLPTPQFEGSFMSVMFHLHVDLYAGLWGKLFLGLMGLLLLVAIVSGVVLYAPFMRKLDFGTVRRARTSRTKWLDLHNLLGIVTLTWLFVVGATGMINTWADPMYKYWQSTEMADMVAPYRNAAPISKFGSVEASVKQAQAWEPGMKVGFIAFPGTPYTSEHHYGVFMHGDAPLTSRLYKPVLIDAQTTQVTDSRDLPWYLTALLVSQPLHFGDYGGPVLQFLWALLDVLTIVVLGSGLYLWLKRGVPVPARAADEHGAVATAAGVPALARGDAR
- a CDS encoding transglutaminase family protein, coding for MQLSIRHQTRYTYSEPLAYTIQQLHLTPRIEPQQHAVHWKLLAPGHLNAYMDAYGNLSHMLTLDQAHGTLAIVAQGVVETSVPWQGRIAANDSLSPLIYTMATRLTASTQSIVALAAASLQNGRARTRHLMKLAEHIVGAVRYQSGATGVATPASEALQLGEGVCQDHAHIFLACCHARGIPARYVSGYIDPEDTGHAASHAWVDAWVSDPDYEGWISIDVTHARLMSDAYCRIAVGRDYEAAAPVRGMRHGGGEEVLDVDVRIVHQ